One Bombus fervidus isolate BK054 chromosome 5, iyBomFerv1, whole genome shotgun sequence DNA window includes the following coding sequences:
- the Rho-4 gene encoding rhomboid-4 isoform X2: MSSNQEGESGITIPLQYNNSHWKSIFEKYDLDGDGKISYQELRAMIRRSSYSNDIPTRVVHIIMHKADLDDSGYLDYPEFIAMIHRKDMQGVFGHLVQRYVQSMVPQRPSPFEGLARSSDIPDGQYEEEYSCKPPALAMIIISILEITLFLYDVIVYKSPSVEGPAATLFIYNPHKRYQAWRYLTYMFVHVGVFHLVVNLLVQIMLGIPLEMVHKWWRVLTIYIAGVVAGSLGTSVSDPTVYLAGASGGVYALITAHVATILMNWSQMEFAVLQLLVFLVVTVVDISQAIYNRYVLETNDQVGYVAHFAGAIAGLLVGINVLRNLEVKTWEKVVWWASIITYTVLMTAAILWNILYTSYYD; encoded by the exons TCGTATCAAGAATTGCGAGCTATGATACGCAGGTCTAGTTACTCTAATGATATTCCAACCAGGGTTGTCCATATAATAATGCATAAAGCAGATCTAGATGATTCTGGATATCTAGATTATCCAGAATTTATAGCTATG ATTCACAGAAAAGATATGCAAGGTGTTTTTGGTCATCTTGTGCAACGATATGTACAATCTATGGTTCCACAAAGACCATCTCCTTTTGAAGGTCTAGCAAGGTCTAGTGACATACCTGATGGACAGTATGAAGAAGAATATAGTTGTAAACCTCCAGCACTAGCAATGATAATTATATCTATACtagaaattactttatttttatacgatgTGATTGTATATAAATCACCTTCAGTCGAAGGACCAGCAgctacattatttatttataatccaCACAAAAGATACCAAGCATGGAGGTATTTAACATATATGTTTGTACATGTGGG AGTATTTCATTTAGTAGTAAACCTACTTGTGCAAATAATGTTGGGTATTCCACTGGAGATGGTACACAAATGGTGGAGAGtattaactatatatatagcaGGTGTCGTAGCAGGATCTCTTGGTACCTCTGTATCGGATCCTACAGTATATTTAGCAGGAGCATCAGGTGGTGTATATGCATTAATTACGGCTCATGTAGCAACTATATTAATGAACTGGTCGCAAATGGAATTTGCTGTTTTACAATTGTTAGTATTCCTTGTCGTAACAGTTGTTGACATTAGTCAAGCAATATATAACCGTTACGTGTTAGAAACCAATGATCAAGTTGGATATGTTGCTCACTTTGCTGGTGCCATTGCGGGTTTGCTCGTAGGTATAAATGTACTTCGTAATCTCGAAGTAAAAACTTGGGAAAAAGTTGTGTGGTGGGCCAGTATTATTACTTACACTGTACTTATGACAGCCGCCAttttatggaatattttatatacgtcTTATTATGATTAA